The region ATCGGCGACTGGACCGCCCGTCAGGGGAGCGACTGGGTCGACCAGATGCTGCTCGGCGGGATGCTCAAATGCGCCGAGCACGGGTACCGGATGATCATCGAACTGGTCGACACGCACAACGACCATGTCGAGCGTGAAATCAACGCCGCGCTCGTCGCGCTCCAGCCCGACGGGATCATCCTCACCCCGCCGCACTCGGACGATCCGCTCATCACCGGACTGCTGGACGAGCGGGGCATTCCCTTCGCGCGCATCGGTTCGATGGGCAATGGCTGCGGCATTCCGCTGATCATGGGAGACGAGGGTGCCGCGCGCCTGGCCACCGATCACCTGCTGGGGCTGGGGCACACGCGCATCGGCTTCATCACCGGGGCGCAAGGCTACGAACTGAGCAAGTGGCGCGCCGCCGGGTGGCGCGCCGCGATGGCCGACGCCGGCCTCGCGATCGAGGGCCTGTGCGAAGAGGGCGACTTCACCTTCGCCTCCGGCCTGAGCGCGGCGCGCAAGCTGCTCGCCCGCGAGCCGCGTGCGACCGCGATTGTCGCGAGCAACGACCAGATGGCGCTCGCAGCGATCGACGCGGCGACAGAGGTGGGCTTGACCGTTCCCCAGGATCTGTCCGTCGTCAGCTTCGACAACACGCCGATCGCCATGTTCAATGAGCCTGCGCTGACGGCGATCGACCAGCCCATCGCCGCGACCGTCGCCCGCGCCGTCGAACTGATCATCGCCGCAAATCGGGGCGGGGAATTGCCGACCGCGCCCGAAGTGGTCGAGGCGGATATCATTTTGCGCAAATCGACCGCGCCCGTGACCCGCGAATGACGGCTGAGGCTGACCAGGGGGCCGGGGCGGAGCGCGGCCAGCAGGCGACGCGCTTCCTGCTGCTCTATGCTCTGGCGGCAGCCGGCGGCGCGATCGCCTATGTGCCGTTCCTGACGATCCTGCTGCCGATCCAGGTCACCACGCTCGCCGCCGACGCGGACGTCGCGTGGCTTGCTTACGCCACGTTCACAGGGGCGGTCGCCGCGAGCCTCGCCAACATCGCGTTCGGGTGGCTGAGCGACCGGACGCGGACGCGCCGAAAGTGGATCGTTGCGGGCCTTGTCGTGTCGTCCGTTCTGCTCGTCCTGACTTCGCGAGTCGAGAATGTCGGCTGGCTTATCGTCCTGGTCGCGGTGTGGCAGGTGGCGCTCAACATGATGCTCGCTCCGCTCGCCGCATGGGCAGGCGATTCGATTCCCGACGGCCAGAAGGGAACGCTGGGCGGGCTGCTGTCCTTTTCGCCTGCCGCTGGCGCGCTGGCGGCTGCGTTCATCACCCTGCCGGGCTTCGCGGGCCCCGAAGGACGGCTCTGGCTCGTCGCCGCGCTCGTGGCGCTCTGCGTCCTGCCCGCCGTCCTGATCGGCCACCCCAGGCGTCTGCCGCATCTCGCCCCCGAGGCGCCCGGCGGCCATGCGGCGGAACCGGTCCGGCGCGAGCGGTCGCGCATCGTCGTGGTGCGCATGTGGCTGGCACGCCTGCTCGTCCAGACCTGCGAGGCGGCGCTCTTCGCCTTCCTGTATTTCTGGTTCCGGACCGTCGACCCGGCGATGACCGATGCGCGGGTCGCACAGATCTTCAGCGCGATCCTGATCGTGTCGGTCCCGCTCGCGATTGCGATCGGTCGCTGGACGGACGTGCATGCAAGGCCGTTCCTGCCGCTGTGCGTCACGGCCGCCTGCTCGACCGTAGGCCTCGTGATGATGGCCCTGTCGACCTCGCTGGGCGGGGCGGTGACCGGCTATCTCCTGTTCGGCGTCACGGCATCGGTCTTTCTCTCGCTGCATACGGGCCAGACGCTGCGGGTGCTGCCGCAGCCGCGCAATCGCGGGCGCGACCTCGGCATTTTCAATCTCACCAACACCGGCCCGTCGCTGATCATGCCGTGGCTGGCGCTGGCCATGATACCGGTCTTCGGCTTCGCCGGACTGTTCTTCGTCCTCGCCGGCTGCGCGCTGCTCGCGGCGCTCCTGCTGATGAATTTGCCCCGTCAGTCCTAGCCGCTTGCAATCGCAAAGCGGGAATGCAAGAAGCCCTTTGAGAACGTTCACACGGCCCCAGTGAGAGGCCGGGAGCATGCGAGGGATTGGAATGCGGGTCGGGATTTTTGCAGCAATTGGTGCACTGCTGGCGACGGGCTGCACGCCTGCGCAGATCGGGACGACGGCACCGGCAATCACACCTCAAGCGGCGCCGGAAACGGACGAGGACGTGCGCGTCGCCGACCTGCTGTCGCGCATGTCGCTCGAACGCAAGGTCGCGCAGCTGATCCAGCCGCAGATCAACTCCTTCACGCCCGAGGATATGGCGCGCTACCGCTTCGGCAGCTACCTCAACGGCGGCAATGGCGGGCCCTACGGCGACGAGTTCGCGCCCGCGTCCGAGTGGCTGCGCTACGCCGACGAAATGTATCGCGCCTCGATCCGTCCGCTGCCGGGCGACGAACCGGTGATCCCGACGATCTGGGGCACCGACGCGGTCCACGGGCACACGAACGTGCCGGGCGCGACGATCTTCCCGCACAATATCGGGCTGGGCGCGACGCGCGACGCCGATCTGGTCCGCCGCATCGGCGCGGCGACCGCGGCCGAAATCGAGGTTACGGGGATCGACTGGAATTTCTCCCCCACCGTGGCCGTCGCGCGCGACGATCGCTGGGGTCGCACCTACGAAAGCTATTCCGAAAACCCGCGCATCGTCGCCGAGATGGGCGCCGCGCTGGTCGAGGGGCTGCAGGGTAAGCCCGGAACCGACGACTATCTGGGGGCAGGCCGCGTGGCCGCGACGGCCAAGCACTTCTTCGCCGATGGCGGGACCGACCAGGGCGTCGACCAGGGCGACGTCAATGGCGATATCGAAGCGCTCAAGGCCATTCACGCCGTCCCATACCCGGCTGCGATCGACGCCGGCGTCGAAGTGATCATGGCCAGCTTCAACTCCATCAACGGCGTCAAGATGCATGGCAACCGCGCCCTCCTGACCGGGGTTCTGCGCGAGGAAATGGGCTTCGAAGGCGTCGTCGTGGGCGACTGGAACGCGCACGGCCAGATCGCCGGATGCAGCGTGGACGATTGCCCGCAGGCGCTGCTGGCCGGGCTCGACATCTACATGGTGCCCGACGACTGGAAGGGCCTGCTCGAAAATCTCGTCGCGCAGGTCGAGGACGGGACGATCCCGATGGCGAAGCTCGATGAAGCGGTCGGGCGCGTGCTGCGGCTGAAGCTTCGCCTCGGGCTGCTGGAAGAGGGCGCGCCTTTGCCCTCGCAGCGCGCCAATGCAGGCGACGACGCGCTGCTCGGCTCGTCCGAACATCGTGCCTTGGCGCGCGAAGCGGTGGCGAAATCGCAGGTCATTCTCAAGAACGACGGTGTCCTTCCGTTGAAGGAGGGCGCGAAGATCGTCGTCGCCGGTAGCGCCGCAGACGACATCGCAACGGCCGCCGGTGGCTGGACGCTGACCTGGCAGGGCGGGGGCGAGCTCGACAATTCGTATTTCCCCAACGCCACGTCGATCGCGGCGGCCATCGCCGACGAAGCGCGCGCACAGGGCGGCTCGGCCACCTATGCGCCCGACGGCGAGACCGCGGGCGGGGATTACGATGCGGCGGTGGTCGTGTTCGGCGAGGAGCCTTATGCGGAGTTCGTCGGCGATCGCAAAACGCTGGTCCTCGAAGATAGCGAAGGCCTCGATCTCATTCGCAAGTTCAACGCTGCGGGCACGCCGGTGGTGGCGGTGTTCCTCTCGGGCCGTCCGATGTGGATGAACCGCGAGCTCAATGCCGCCGATGCATTCGTCGCCGCATGGCTTCCCGGCAGCGAGGGTGCGGGCGTGTCCGACATCCTGTTCGGCAGGCGCGATGCGACGGGCAGGCTCTCCTTCAGCTGGCCGGCCGAGTGCGGCGGAGCGCCGGTGAACGGGCCCGAAGGCGCGCTGTTTCCGGTCGGCTACGGGCGGGCGCTCTCCGACACCGCGCCGCTCGGTCCGCTGTCCGAGGATTGCGGCTACCTGACCCAGGGCAGCGCTGCGACATGGTACGACATGGGCCGTCTCGCGAGCGATATTTCGGCCTATGCCGGTGAAACGCGCCTGCCCAATCTGATAGGAGAGGGCGAGGGCATCGTCGCGCGGGGACTCGATCGCACGCGGCAGGAAGATGCGCGCGAGATCGCTTTCGCGCCGGGTGCAAGGCTCACCCTTTCGCAAGGCGATGGCGGTTCGGGCGACTACCGCATCCTGTACAACCTCGAGGCGCAGCCCACGGGCAAGGTGTCGCTGACGCTGGGCGAGACCACGATCGACATCACGCGCAATCTCGCGCTGAGCGCGGGCAAGGGCTGGCGCGAGATGATCATCACGCAAGACTGCATGCCCGACCTCGGCGACACGCTGTCGATCACCTCCGAGGCGGCGATGACCTTGGGAATTGCGCGGATCGTCCGGCAGAATATGCCGGAAGGCGCACAATGCTCCTTCTAGAGGCAGGCACTCGATTGCGGCGCGGGCCGCTCGGCTGAGGGATTTGAGGCAGGTCTGCGCGAAAGAGGCGCATTCTGCACGGGGGATACATGGCACTCGAGACCATCGATATCGTGATCATCGCGCTTTATGCGCTGGCCT is a window of Alteriqipengyuania lutimaris DNA encoding:
- a CDS encoding MFS transporter; amino-acid sequence: MTAEADQGAGAERGQQATRFLLLYALAAAGGAIAYVPFLTILLPIQVTTLAADADVAWLAYATFTGAVAASLANIAFGWLSDRTRTRRKWIVAGLVVSSVLLVLTSRVENVGWLIVLVAVWQVALNMMLAPLAAWAGDSIPDGQKGTLGGLLSFSPAAGALAAAFITLPGFAGPEGRLWLVAALVALCVLPAVLIGHPRRLPHLAPEAPGGHAAEPVRRERSRIVVVRMWLARLLVQTCEAALFAFLYFWFRTVDPAMTDARVAQIFSAILIVSVPLAIAIGRWTDVHARPFLPLCVTAACSTVGLVMMALSTSLGGAVTGYLLFGVTASVFLSLHTGQTLRVLPQPRNRGRDLGIFNLTNTGPSLIMPWLALAMIPVFGFAGLFFVLAGCALLAALLLMNLPRQS
- a CDS encoding glycoside hydrolase family 3 protein, which encodes MRGIGMRVGIFAAIGALLATGCTPAQIGTTAPAITPQAAPETDEDVRVADLLSRMSLERKVAQLIQPQINSFTPEDMARYRFGSYLNGGNGGPYGDEFAPASEWLRYADEMYRASIRPLPGDEPVIPTIWGTDAVHGHTNVPGATIFPHNIGLGATRDADLVRRIGAATAAEIEVTGIDWNFSPTVAVARDDRWGRTYESYSENPRIVAEMGAALVEGLQGKPGTDDYLGAGRVAATAKHFFADGGTDQGVDQGDVNGDIEALKAIHAVPYPAAIDAGVEVIMASFNSINGVKMHGNRALLTGVLREEMGFEGVVVGDWNAHGQIAGCSVDDCPQALLAGLDIYMVPDDWKGLLENLVAQVEDGTIPMAKLDEAVGRVLRLKLRLGLLEEGAPLPSQRANAGDDALLGSSEHRALAREAVAKSQVILKNDGVLPLKEGAKIVVAGSAADDIATAAGGWTLTWQGGGELDNSYFPNATSIAAAIADEARAQGGSATYAPDGETAGGDYDAAVVVFGEEPYAEFVGDRKTLVLEDSEGLDLIRKFNAAGTPVVAVFLSGRPMWMNRELNAADAFVAAWLPGSEGAGVSDILFGRRDATGRLSFSWPAECGGAPVNGPEGALFPVGYGRALSDTAPLGPLSEDCGYLTQGSAATWYDMGRLASDISAYAGETRLPNLIGEGEGIVARGLDRTRQEDAREIAFAPGARLTLSQGDGGSGDYRILYNLEAQPTGKVSLTLGETTIDITRNLALSAGKGWREMIITQDCMPDLGDTLSITSEAAMTLGIARIVRQNMPEGAQCSF
- a CDS encoding LacI family DNA-binding transcriptional regulator, with the translated sequence MARRRQAVTIKHVAADAGVSLQTVSRVINREPSVRPEMQERVQASIDKLGYVPSIAAQRMSGSRSYLILALNDRERTIGDWTARQGSDWVDQMLLGGMLKCAEHGYRMIIELVDTHNDHVEREINAALVALQPDGIILTPPHSDDPLITGLLDERGIPFARIGSMGNGCGIPLIMGDEGAARLATDHLLGLGHTRIGFITGAQGYELSKWRAAGWRAAMADAGLAIEGLCEEGDFTFASGLSAARKLLAREPRATAIVASNDQMALAAIDAATEVGLTVPQDLSVVSFDNTPIAMFNEPALTAIDQPIAATVARAVELIIAANRGGELPTAPEVVEADIILRKSTAPVTRE